The Quercus robur chromosome 3, dhQueRobu3.1, whole genome shotgun sequence DNA segment AACTCACTTAAACCATTAGCACTTGCATCAGTATGCATAATAACTTTTAGGCTGGCACCATATTCACATGAGAGGCCCATTATTACCACAACAGCACACTTAAAAACTAAAGACTTAAGACTTACATCACAACTCACAAACAAATGACTcaggaaaaggaaaggacaatAAAGATCAAATGATTTCAAATTTAAGATACGGTATTATTAGACTTTGACGCAGGTTTCTCCATCGCAGTTCCATCCTTCGTGGGGATTTTCTTCCCCCTTGGAATCATCATTGGCTCCTTTGTCTTCTTTCAAGGCACACTTTGGATGAAGATCAAAGTCACACTTATCACAGTAATATGACCAGACCTGTCCCTTCTCATCACACCCATCACAATTATAAACCCTACGACGAGCAAGCACAAGCTCATGCTCCTCATGGAGTTTGTGTTTCAACTTCTCAGGCCACCCCTTTGCCAACTCCTCAATTTCTGCCTCAATCTCCTTCAACCGCTCATCAGTAAAAGGATAAGCATCAGCCCCATGAATCATTATAATATCTCGAGCTTCTTTTGTGACAGTCTTGCCACTTGGTCCAATGGCTACAAGCAGGGGAATGCCACGGACCTTGAAAGTGCGACTCAAGGATCCCTTCCTAGGATCACCAAAGGGAAGCGCTAGCCATGGCATTCCTGaaaagaattcatcaaaagaggCTTGGTCCCTGTCACTAGAGATGAAAATCACTTCAAAGGCATCATCCTTTGCCTTGATCTTGTGGTATGCATCCATTAGTTTTGGTAGAAAGGCGCGACATGGAGGGCACCAATGTGCTGAGAAGTAAAGTAGGATGTTCTTTCCCACTAAATCTTTTACTGGAATCTGGAAAGGAAAACAAGTGATCAAATTCATTTTAACAGGATGCAAACTTCTCTACATACCACATAGAATATCGCATATAAACCAAGAACTAAATACAAGTATTTCCACTGTTAGTGGGAGGAACGAATTCATTCGTCATCACAACAGTTTGGACCAAATTATCTGACATAATCCATAAGATACTATAAAGTTTGCAGCATTGAATAAATCTTAGGTTACCTTGACTCCAtcttttccaatcacaaaatctTGATCTCCGGAAACCAAAATTGACTCCAGGGTTTGAGCTTCCTGTTTTGCCTTCTCCACCTCAGCAAGCTCTGTGAACCTTTCTGGCGTGAACGGGTATGCCAGAACCCCATGTTCGTCAATTGCTTCAGCAACATTGGATTGAAGAGTCTTCCCATCTGGCCCTATAATAACCAAAGTGGGGAGGGCTGCGAGCTCAAAGTACCGAGCCAGCTTTTGACAGCTCTTGTCCTTGACAGGTAGTGCAAACCAATGCAAGCTTTTGAAGCCTTGATTGAATGATTCCTCATCCTCTTCAAGTGGTATCAACACAATCTCAAAGTTCTCTCCCTTtgctttcaatttttcataaacctcatcAAGTTTTGGAGTAAAAACATCACAAGCCTTGTACGCGAATAATGAGAAATACAGACCTACTGTCTTTCCTTCAAGTTCAGAGACAGGCACCTTGTACATCAAGAATAAATACAGATTAGGGGAGAGGAATACTATATTTCATGTTAATGAACAAAATAACAAGCAACATCATGAAATTTTACCTTCTTTCCATCAGATGAAATGACAAAGTCACGTGAGTGGGATACCAAGATAGATCTCAAGGACTGATTCTTCCTGTCTGCTTCCTCTTGATCTTTCAAATCTTTGATCTTTTGTTGTGTGAAAGGGTACGCTTCAATTCCATACTCCCGAATGATCTCAACTCCATTGTCACTCACAACTTTCCCCTCTTCATCAAGGATTACACAGTGGGGTATGCCTCTAACCTTAAACAATTCATCCAAGCGATCACGTGTCTCTGAATCTGAAAATGGGATTGCAAGCCATGGCATCTTGGAGAAGTACCCTTTGAAGGACTCCTCATCTTCATCACCCGAGACAAAAATGACCTCAAAATCACCTTTTGAAGAGAGTTCATTGTACACCTCAATTAACGTTGGGGTGAATCGGCGACAGGGGCCACACCATGATGCTGAAAAATACAATGCCAACTTCTTCCCCTTCAGGGTCTCAATTTTAACCTGCAAATTCACAATTCAAGAAATGATTTCCTCTTAACTCGTTCCCTAATATTCATACTAGTACAATACTTGACTACGGTCCATGGAACACTTCATACAATCAAAAAGGCAAgtttaaatgatattttaattaattttaacaaattaatcatTCTAACACCATCCATCCAGCCACTTACACTCCATTGAGTTCACCATAGGTTTTGATAAATAAGCTGACAACTCTTCTTCTTAAACTCCCCCAACCCCCTCCCCAGTTTACCTATTGGCAATTAAAAAGCTTCATCATTGTTAAATTTGCTTTCCATAGAAACTTATCGAACTTATAATAGGTTTTTTCAGACATCATTGTTTTATAAAGTTATTTATCAATTGGACCAGAGACATACAGTAACTTCTAAACTGAAAAATGTGATGCGGATGTACTGACATataccaaataaataaaaacgcCACAATTTTTTCTGTATAGCTTTACTAATGGAAAAATTTTCACCTAAATACAATCTTAATTTTATTGAGCAGCCTTAGTTTAtccaaaatattcaaattacTTGCAATTAAAAAGAaccccgaaaaaaaaaaaaaaaaaaaaaaccttagtaAGTATTATAAAATACAGGGGTCTACTATGCAGCCCAAGATCTTCACAAAAGAATTTCATGGATCAGACATGGTTAAGTTCTTGCTCATAaacttttttgtaaaaaaaaaattaaagctctGCAAGGCATATATGAactaagtaaataaaaaaaaatccagatttCTCCAATactattccaatattttttttgaaataaaagtgaaaaagagtATGAAATCAGTGCTCGTTAAATTATAAATGACAAGTACCAAGGTATTGCATCAAAATCATGAACTGATTATAAGCTATATTTACTTATTACATAGGAAAATAAAACCAGCGATTAAAGTCATCATAaactcttctctctccctccctctctcacaGATCATATTTTCCCGAGAAAATCACAAGAAAAGTCCCATCAACCAATTTTCTTTGTTGGATGAATACATCACATGCCCATCAAACAGTTTGCTTAGCCAAACAGAGAggtgtaaaaataaatttttttttttttaaaaggacaCCCATCAATAAtcactaaatgaaaaaaaaagttgacagAATAAAATAGTACCTGATCGCCAGTGTTGCGGACAAGAAAGTCTCTCTCAGAAGAAGAGAGTAGCGAGCTAAAGTCGTGAGCTTCGTCGTTGATCACAGTCTCGGTAACGTTTTCTTTACCACCATCTGCCATTTTTTATCTCACTGAACAGTTTTAGTGGAAAGTGTGTGAAAGTAAACTGAAAAATGCAGAGTGCTATGAGCTATGGTATTGTCCTAAGCTTGCTTATTTGGACTCTTTGCGAGAGAATATGTAAGAATATTCGTATTTATAGGGCCTCAGGAAAGTTccagaagcaaaaaaaaattttggtttatgaaaaaaatagaaaaagataaGGCAAAGACTTCTTGGACAACGTGGGAACGGTGATGTCATTATACGGTTCGACGAGGatcacaaattttatttcactTATCCGTGTGTGCGAAGCGTGCGCGATAATAAGATAAAATTCgtgttttctttttagttttaaatgagaatttcaaaattatataactTCAAAATTAACCAAAGTGAACCAAAGTTATTAATTCCGTTTAGGAACtcattttggtttattcaatggaacaaaatattttatatcaacCTATTTTGGTATATCATTTCAAAATGTTTCagattcatatatatataattgaaaaaattattaaaaaagttagtcacttttttattttctaataaaatttttcgaACAACAACTGTGGGTTGTTCTAAAAATTTTGTGTATTAGGGTTGTCTATGGGTTGGGTGGATCGAGTTTGAGATCCACTCGCCATTTGACTCGCTTAGATCGGGTGGAAGAAGTGACGACCCGCAACCGACCAACAACCACCGTGGGTTGAGTCGAATTGGGCTTTGGCAAATGATCAGTCGATTTGATTGAATCAATAGAGCGGTGGTGGTGGTAGATCTTCACTGGATCTGAGCAGAGGAGAGAAAGATTCGGCCGAATTTTGAGTGGATCTAAGCTAAACCTTGCCGGATCTAAGCCAAATGTCGCCGGATTCACACCCGACATTGCTGAATCTGAGCAAATCTACGCCAAACATCGTAAGATTTGAGCAAATCTAATCAAACATCGCCAGATTTGAGCGGATCTAAGTGAAGAAATACCAAACATGGTCGGATTTGAGTGGTGAAGGGTCTTAAAATCGCTAGATCTGAGTAGAATCTGATAGATTCAAGGGTTTGTTTTCCAATCGTGTCGGGTTGCTCGGGTTTTGGTGGAAGACATCGGCCACTCAACCCATCAAAGTCGGTTTCTAAGAGACTAGACCCATAGCCGACCGACAAAGGGATTGAATCAAGCCACCGGCAGTTGGTTCCATTAGTTTCGTCGGGTGGCCGGTTTGTTTGAacagattatatatatatacacacaccataataataatacttttttttaaagaataaataaacattaacaTGTACCATTGGTCCATTATACCTAGATaatgggcaaaaaaaaaaaatttaagaagaaaTAAAGTTAATAAGTCTGATATTcacttgtacttttttttttttttttttactttactttttgtCATTTCCGAAAGCTAATCACATGAGCTCACACCTAGGGaagcaaaatgaaaattttgaaactttgaaataaataaaaaagaggacaGAAAAGCTAATAAAACTAAACTCTAGTGGACAAAAGAAAAGACTAAAAAATCACCAGTCACCCAGGGGAGGCAATACTTGTTCTTCAGGCGCAATCTCCTaacttaacaaaagaaaaatatttttatatataaaatatttttttattagtttaatttacatttaaaattttcgtGTTTACATTTCAGTTAAAtgttaatttcaaaattatataactTCAAAATTAATTGAAGTCAACCAATGTTATTAATTCCGTTTAGGAACTTGTTTTGGTTCATTTAGTAgaacataatattttataatagcCT contains these protein-coding regions:
- the LOC126718492 gene encoding probable nucleoredoxin 1 isoform X1 — protein: MADGGKENVTETVINDEAHDFSSLLSSSERDFLVRNTGDQVKIETLKGKKLALYFSASWCGPCRRFTPTLIEVYNELSSKGDFEVIFVSGDEDEESFKGYFSKMPWLAIPFSDSETRDRLDELFKVRGIPHCVILDEEGKVVSDNGVEIIREYGIEAYPFTQQKIKDLKDQEEADRKNQSLRSILVSHSRDFVISSDGKKVPVSELEGKTVGLYFSLFAYKACDVFTPKLDEVYEKLKAKGENFEIVLIPLEEDEESFNQGFKSLHWFALPVKDKSCQKLARYFELAALPTLVIIGPDGKTLQSNVAEAIDEHGVLAYPFTPERFTELAEVEKAKQEAQTLESILVSGDQDFVIGKDGVKIPVKDLVGKNILLYFSAHWCPPCRAFLPKLMDAYHKIKAKDDAFEVIFISSDRDQASFDEFFSGMPWLALPFGDPRKGSLSRTFKVRGIPLLVAIGPSGKTVTKEARDIIMIHGADAYPFTDERLKEIEAEIEELAKGWPEKLKHKLHEEHELVLARRRVYNCDGCDEKGQVWSYYCDKCDFDLHPKCALKEDKGANDDSKGEENPHEGWNCDGETCVKV
- the LOC126718492 gene encoding probable nucleoredoxin 1 isoform X2; amino-acid sequence: MADGGEENVTETVINDEAHDFSSLLSSSERDFLVRNTGDQVKIETLKGKKLALYFSASWCGPCRRFTPTLIEVYNELSSKGDFEVIFVSGDEDEESFKGYFSKMPWLAIPFSDSETRDRLDELFKVRGIPHCVILDEEGKVVSDNGVEIIREYGIEAYPFTQQKIKDLKDQEEADRKNQSLRSILVSHSRDFVISSDGKKVPVSELEGKTVGLYFSLFAYKACDVFTPKLDEVYEKLKAKGENFEIVLIPLEEDEESFNQGFKSLHWFALPVKDKSCQKLARYFELAALPTLVIIGPDGKTLQSNVAEAIDEHGVLAYPFTPERFTELAEVEKAKQEAQTLESILVSGDQDFVIGKDGVKIPVKDLVGKNILLYFSAHWCPPCRAFLPKLMDAYHKIKAKDDAFEVIFISSDRDQASFDEFFSGMPWLALPFGDPRKGSLSRTFKVRGIPLLVAIGPSGKTVTKEARDIIMIHGADAYPFTDERLKEIEAEIEELAKGWPEKLKHKLHEEHELVLARRRVYNCDGCDEKGQVWSYYCDKCDFDLHPKCALKEDKGANDDSKGEENPHEGWNCDGETCVKV